In Quercus robur chromosome 11, dhQueRobu3.1, whole genome shotgun sequence, the following proteins share a genomic window:
- the LOC126706498 gene encoding transmembrane emp24 domain-containing protein p24delta4-like has product MMMMMKMVRKVFYLSVIWFLVSHVVLKKCDAIWMKVPATGTKCVSEELQSNVVVLADYVVVSENDHPHLTPTIAVKVTSPYGNNLHNNENATNGQFAFTTKEAGNYLACFWVDGHNPGGGDLSVNLDWRTGIAAKDWESVARKEKIEGVELELRKLEGAVEAIHENLLYLKTREAEMRMVSESTNSRVAWLSIMSLGVCIAVSALQLWHLKRFFQKKKLI; this is encoded by the exons atgatgatgatgatgaagatggtgCGGAAGGTGTTTTATTTGTCGGTTATATGGTTTTTGGTAAGCCACGTGGTATTGAAGAAATGCGATGCCATTTGGATGAAAGTACCGGCCACCGGTACCAAGTGCGTGTCGGAAGAACTCCAGAGCAACGTCGTCGTTCTAGCTGATTACGTCGTCGTTTCCGAAAACGATCACCCCCACCTCACTCCCACCATCGCTGTCAAG GTGACATCACCATATGGAAATAATCTTCATAATAATGAGAACGCAACAAATGGACAATTTGCTTTTACAACTAAGGAGGCTGGCAACTACCTGGCATGTTTCTGGGTGGATGGACATAACCCAGGAGGTGGAGATTTAAGTGTAAACCTTGATTGGAGAACTGGAATTGCAGCAAAAGATTGGGAATCAGTTGCAAGAAAAGAGAAGATTGAG GGTGTTGAACTTGAACTGAGGAAACTTGAAGGAGCAGTGGAGGCAATTCATGAGAATTTACTCTATCTCAAGACCAG AGAAGCAGAAATGAGGATGGTGAGTGAATCAACAAATTCCAGGGTGGCATGGCTCAGTATTATGTCCCTGGGTGTCTGCATCGCAGTTTCGGCTTTACAGTTATGGCACTTGAAGCGGTTCTTTCAAAAGAAGAAGCTTATTTAG